Within the Opitutaceae bacterium TAV5 genome, the region GCGCCGAAGCGGCTGAGCACATGGTAACCCTGCAACCCGAGAACCAGCCCCGTGAACAACCCGACGATCAGGATCACCGGCAGACACCGGACGCCCTGGTCATAGATGGCGCGGACAATGCGCCGTCCGAGCTTGCGCGCGCCCACGGCAGCCGTGAACGACTTGCCCGTAAACGTGGCGAGGTCGCCCAGTTCGCGGACCGTGGAAAGCGTGTGATGGCCGATGACGCGCAACATGAAAAGGGAAAGACTGGCGCGGGTTTCCGCCCTGCGCAAGGCCGCTCTGCCCTGTGCCCACCCTATGCGAGGCACTTCTGCGCCAGGCTAACCTTCGCTGATCCGGTTTTTCAGGAACGTGAGGACGTCCTGGAATTTCGCGAGGTTCCCGGCATCGGCCGCGACGAGATTCTCGTGCGCCGCGAGGACATGGCGGGCGCTTTCCACTTCGTCGAGCGCCGGGCCCGAGGGCAGCGCCTTGTCCGTCGTCGCCGTCGCGGCGCCGGCCGGGAGGCTGTCGCCCGTATCGACCGTCAGGAGACGGTGCAGCCCGAGATTGCGCACGAGTTCCAGATTGCGCGGTCCCACCCGGCTGATGACGAGGCTGCCCGGCGGGGCGAACCGGCGCACCTCCAGCGCGGCCCCGGCCAGCACGCCCAGAAACGTGCTGTCCATCGTCGAACAACGCAGGAAATCGATCACGAAGCGCCGCTTTCCCATGCGGAAGGCTTCGGTGAAAAAATCATGGAGACTGGTGCTGTTGACGAAAGACGCGCGGCCCTCGATCCGGATCACCACCGGATCGGAGTCAGGATCGACGAAAAAAGCGGGCTGTGCAGTCTCGGGCATCGCAGCAGATATGGCAGGTTTTGTTGGATGAAAGGATATACCGGAACCGGGAAAGTTTCATGCGACTGCGGAAGTTTCGAGAAGGAAATGCATCAGGAGACGAAAGCCGCGGCCGCCGGAGGCCATGCCGCGCGATTTTCCCGCGCGGGATTGCGCGGCGCCGGCCCATTGATTGCGGCAAGGTGTTCATCGTCCGGATGAAAAAAACCGTCCCCGGCGCAGGCTTGCAGACATGCGGGCACTCCCGGTAGCGTCCGGATTTTCCAATTTCTCCCCGCCCGCCCAGGCCCATTGCTCACATGAAGCTCATCCTCGCGATCATCAAACCCTTCAAACTCGAACAGGTGCGTGAAGCCCTCACCGAAATCGGCGTCGCCGGCATGACCGTCACCGAGACCAAGGGTTACGGCCGCCAGAAGGGGCACACGGAAGTGTATCGCGGCACCGAATACGTGATCGAGTTTCTCCCCAAGGCCGAGATCGAGATCGTCGTGCCCGACGAACTCGCCGCCCGCGCCATCGACACGATCGTCGCCTCGGCCAAAACCGGCAAGATCGGCGACGGCAAGATCTTCGTCTACCCCGTCGAGGACGTCATCCGCGTGCGCACCGAGGAACGCGGCGACGTGGCGATCTGAAACCGCCGGAGTTGCGCAGGCGGCAACCGACGTGGCACGGGCATCCTTGCCCGTGGACGGCGCGAAGCGCCGACTTCCGGAACACGGGCCGGAAGCCCGTGCCACGTCGGTTGCCGGGTACATCCGTGAACAAACACTCAGTCCATCCCGAACGCCTTGCGCAGCTCGGTCAGCGCGGCGTCGGGCATCGGGGCCAGCGGCCCGAGCGGGCGGCTCAGCAAAAGCGCCTCCGACGTCGCCTCCAGCACCTCGAGCCGGTCGAACGCGTCGAGCACGTTGCGGCCGATGACCAGCGCCCCCTCGTTCTCGATCAGGATGACGGGGCATTTTTTCAGATCCATCTGCGCCGCGATTTTCGCCGCGTCCTCGACAATCCGGGCGAACGGCACTTTCGGCGCCTCGTTGAGCACGATGTAGCTCTCGGGAATCGTCCGCGTGGTCAGCGGCGTCCTCGTCATGCAAAACGCCGAGGCATGCGCCGGCTGTGCGCTGATGACGGCGCCGACCTCCGGCAACCGTTCGTAGATCAGCGAATGCAGATGCGCCACGCGGCTCGGCCGCTGCCCGGCGGCGCAGGCGTGACCCTTCGTCCGGACCAGCCCCGAGGGCTCGAGCTCCAGGCGATCGCGGCGGCGCGGCGTCACCAGAAACTCCCCGCCCTCGCCGAGCCGCGCCGAAAACGCCCCCGCCGTGCTGATCAGCAGCCGCTGCTCGTACGAACGCCGGACAAACGCGCAGATCTGCGAACGCAGCTCCTTCTCCCGGTTGGTCAAC harbors:
- a CDS encoding anti-sigma factor antagonist, encoding MPETAQPAFFVDPDSDPVVIRIEGRASFVNSTSLHDFFTEAFRMGKRRFVIDFLRCSTMDSTFLGVLAGAALEVRRFAPPGSLVISRVGPRNLELVRNLGLHRLLTVDTGDSLPAGAATATTDKALPSGPALDEVESARHVLAAHENLVAADAGNLAKFQDVLTFLKNRISEG
- a CDS encoding nitrogen regulatory protein P-II 1 (indirectly regulates nitrogen metabolism; at high nitrogen levels P-II prevents the phosphorylation of NR-I, the transcriptional activator of the glutamine synthetase gene (glnA); at low nitrogen levels P-II is uridylylated to form PII-UMP and interacts with an adenylyltransferase (GlnE) that activates GlnA) — its product is MKLILAIIKPFKLEQVREALTEIGVAGMTVTETKGYGRQKGHTEVYRGTEYVIEFLPKAEIEIVVPDELAARAIDTIVASAKTGKIGDGKIFVYPVEDVIRVRTEERGDVAI